Genomic segment of Bdellovibrio bacteriovorus:
ATGATGTCTTTATCAGCCTCTTTCACGCGTTTACCCGCGTAGTCGGGCACTTCGCTAGTGAACATACCGTCGTCATCGACAGGATTCACTAAAGGGATGCCTGCTTTAGAGCATGCATAGTAGTCCTCTTCACCGAATGCCGGAGCCATGTGAACCACACCAGTACCGCTGTCCGTTGTTACGTGGTCTGAAGAGATAATACGGAAAGCCCCTTTATCTGCGCGATCGCCGAAGTAAGGGAATAAAGGTTCGTAAGTTAAATCGACAAGGTCTTTACCCTTCATCATTTGCAAAACTTCAACTTCTTCATCCGGTTTTTTGAAAACAGAAGGTAGAAGGGCCTGCGCCAAGATCAATTTGCGACCCGAAGACTTTTCTTGAACTTTGACGTAGTCGATATCCAGACCCACGGCCAATGCCAGGTTCGAAGGCAAGGTCCAAGGAGTCGTCGTCCAAGCCATGACGGCTGTATCCGGTTGATTGATAAGTTTAAACATCACCGTGATCGCAGGGTCTTGAACCATTTTATAGTTCTGATTGGCTTCGAAGTTTGAAAGCGAAGTCGAGATTCCTACAGAGTAAGGAACGACTTTGTAGCCTTCATAGATCAAACCTTTTTCGAAAAGCTGTTGGAACACCCACCAAACGCTCTCCATGAAGGAAACATCCATCGTGAAGTAAGGATTTTCCATATCCACCCAACGACCCACACGGCGAACGGTGGTTTTCCATTCTTCAGAATATCTTTTCACGATACCGCGGCAGGCGTTGTTGTAATTGGCAACACCCATTTTGAAAACATCTTTGCGGCTTTCGATTTTGTGAGCTTTGTTGATTTCATACTCAACGGGAAGACCGTGACAGTCCCAACCAAAACGACGAGGAACAGTGTAGCCTTTCATCGTCCAGTAACGAGGAACCACGTCTTTCAAGACACCCGCAAGCAAGTGTCCGTAGTGAGGAAGACCCGTTGCAAACGGAGGACCGTCGTAAAAGCTGTAAGTCTTTTTTCCTTTTGGATCTAAAGACTTCGCGAAAATCTTTTCCTGATCCCAGAAATCTAAAATGGACTCTTCCTGCTTCGAAAGATTCACATCGGGTTTTACAGAATTATAAGGGGCTGTACGAGTGGTGTTTGCGTTTGTCATAGGTCCTCAATATCTATCAGGTTTCCGCTTTAGATGCATCTTTTTCGGGCCTTAGCGGGACTTCCATCCCAAGACAACAGCGCAACGCATTAAGACAATGCTTTCGCGGGCTTTTTCTTATTCTCGAGTTCTCGGAGGTCCGAGCGTTCAAGGAAGTCCGTCTGAGGTGAATGGATTCGCTTAAGCTCGTGCGAAATTGAGTCAGATAAAAAACGAGTTCTAGGGAATAATATGAGCACTCATTTTTGAGTGTCTCAAGCTGGTCCAAGTTCCACCGAAATTAGGGCAATCATGATGCTCGTCATCTTGTTCCATGGTCCATCCACATTACGCTGAAATAGTTGTGGTATCGGAGGAACGCATGAAACTCGCAACTAAAGTGGTCTGTATCGTGGGATTAGCGGCGACATTAGCCACGATCACATCCACGCGAATTGCATGGAAGGAAATCGAAGAACAAGGTCAGAGCGATCTGTTGTCGAGAAGTCAGGCCATTTTAAATCAACTCGAAGGAACTCGTGATTACGTCGCCCAACAGGGGGGCCTCGCTGAATTAATGGCACAAAATGCCTTACGGTATCCAGATGGGAACATCCCCAAAGACGTCAAAACTCAGATTCTAAAACGTGTACCGATTTTTGCGGCGATGAAGGTCGGACAAGATCAGGCTGTCAGAACAGGCTATCAATTCAGGGTTTTTTCTCCAGAGCCACGCAATGCCGAAAATAAAGCAAATGCAAAAGAGCAAGTTATCTTCGATCGCTTTCAGCACGATAAGGATCTTAAAGAGATCGTGACTTCTGATGACGACAAAATCGTCGTCTATCGTCCGGTTCGCTTGAGCGAGCAGCAAGGGTGTTTATTGTGCCACGGAAATCCCTCGCAAAGCCCATTTAAAAATGGAAAAGATGTTCTGGGGCTTCCCATGGAAAACTGGGAAGATGGACGCCTTCATGGTGTTTTCGCGATCACCTCCAGTATGGAAGCTACACACGCGGCAAGCCAGGCTTCCGTAAAAGACATCATTCGTATAGCTTTGATCGGTCTGTTCGCCAGTGTGGCTATTGCGTGGTGGATTTTAAGAAAACCGATGGGTACTTTGAGAAATGCTGTCAGTTCCATTAAAAACTCCAGCTCTCAACTGACATCGGCAAGTCATGAAATTTCCAACGCCTCTCAAAACCTAAGTGCTTCGACGACTCAGGCGGCCGCAGCGCTCGAGGAAACCTCAGCATCGATAGAGGAAATCACTAGCATGGTCAAACGCAATACCGACAATGCGAGTACGGCCAAAGAAATTTCTTTGCATGCCATGCACACCGCAAAACTAGGTGAAGGTCAAATTCAGACGCTGATTGAATCCATGAAACAAGTGGCCGACTCCGCAAAAAAAGTTAATGAAATCACCGCAGTGATTGACGATATTGCGTTTCAGACAAATCTTTTGGCTCTCAATGCCGCAGTCGAAGCCGCTCGCGCCGGTGAGCATGGACGAGGATTTGCGGTTGTCGCGGATGCCGTGCGAGCGTTAGCACAAAAATCAGCGGTCTCTGCCAAAGAGATTTCT
This window contains:
- a CDS encoding methyl-accepting chemotaxis protein, translated to MKLATKVVCIVGLAATLATITSTRIAWKEIEEQGQSDLLSRSQAILNQLEGTRDYVAQQGGLAELMAQNALRYPDGNIPKDVKTQILKRVPIFAAMKVGQDQAVRTGYQFRVFSPEPRNAENKANAKEQVIFDRFQHDKDLKEIVTSDDDKIVVYRPVRLSEQQGCLLCHGNPSQSPFKNGKDVLGLPMENWEDGRLHGVFAITSSMEATHAASQASVKDIIRIALIGLFASVAIAWWILRKPMGTLRNAVSSIKNSSSQLTSASHEISNASQNLSASTTQAAAALEETSASIEEITSMVKRNTDNASTAKEISLHAMHTAKLGEGQIQTLIESMKQVADSAKKVNEITAVIDDIAFQTNLLALNAAVEAARAGEHGRGFAVVADAVRALAQKSAVSAKEISDLIRLSTEQIDNSYNFAVQSGDTLHAIVQEAEKVSTLNNEIAQASTEQNAGIEQISKAVHELDKVTQSNAASSEEAAAASVELSQQSDYLDEMVASVETVVDGNKKAS